Proteins encoded in a region of the Corallococcus soli genome:
- a CDS encoding LpxI family protein, whose protein sequence is MERIGLIAGNGQLPFLFARAARARGLDVVVAAHRGETDPALEAEVGHFAWVRVGQVDRIQKVFRQAGVKQAAMAGGIGRVKALSDARPDLGAVRIISRLRSFRDDALLRAVAADFEARGITIIAPTDFLGEVLCPEGLLAGPALKPAQEKDVALGREVAVLLGQADVGQTVVVRDGHVLALEAVEGTDETIRRGAKLGGPGAVVVKRCKPEQDLRFDLPAVGPRTLEVMDEAGARVLALEVGRTVLLDAPALFAGATARGISLVGVR, encoded by the coding sequence CTTCCCTTCCTCTTCGCGCGCGCCGCCCGGGCCCGGGGCCTGGACGTGGTGGTGGCCGCGCACCGCGGGGAGACGGACCCGGCGCTCGAGGCGGAGGTGGGCCACTTCGCCTGGGTGCGCGTGGGCCAGGTGGACCGCATCCAGAAGGTCTTCCGGCAGGCCGGCGTGAAGCAGGCGGCCATGGCGGGCGGCATCGGCCGCGTGAAGGCCCTCTCCGACGCGCGGCCGGACCTGGGCGCGGTGCGCATCATCTCCCGCCTGCGCAGCTTCCGGGACGACGCGCTGTTGCGCGCGGTGGCCGCGGACTTCGAAGCGCGCGGCATCACCATCATCGCGCCCACGGACTTCCTGGGGGAGGTGCTGTGCCCGGAGGGCCTGCTGGCCGGCCCCGCGCTCAAGCCTGCCCAGGAGAAGGACGTGGCCCTGGGCCGCGAGGTGGCGGTGCTGCTGGGGCAGGCGGACGTGGGCCAGACGGTCGTCGTCCGCGACGGCCACGTGCTCGCGCTGGAGGCCGTGGAGGGCACCGACGAGACCATCCGCCGGGGCGCGAAGCTGGGCGGCCCGGGCGCCGTGGTGGTGAAGCGCTGCAAGCCGGAGCAGGACCTGCGCTTCGACCTGCCCGCCGTGGGCCCGCGCACCCTGGAGGTCATGGACGAAGCCGGCGCCCGGGTGCTGGCGCTGGAGGTAGGGCGCACGGTGCTGTTGGACGCACCCGCGCTCTTCGCGGGCGCCACCGCGCGGGGCATCTCGCTCGTCGGCGTGAGGTAG
- a CDS encoding OmpA family protein, with protein MSVRLLPSAVLLSALVLLPLPAFAEAIRVSLEGRAALGEGVPALLVHIEEPIAGFEVKLKRSDGKTVELKGGGKPGVTRRLALEQPEGKFHYEGELTVQFPPGTEPGSMPLSFDTELYGPLKLEVRREDVDVAARKVRFTLSRPAAKTEVTVLMDTGKTAFAGDVDFKGAPAGTPLEVKWMPAEGKVMRISLRAFDTSNYYTGVDLFPWQVDVPHEEVGFPSGRSDIPPTEKGKLEASYKAVTEALNKYGRWASLRLYVLGHTDTVGATEANRELSLKRAKSIAAWFRQRGLKVPVFYEGFGEQAPAVATPDETAEAGNRRAEYIIAVEDPALANAPFTPRWRKP; from the coding sequence ATGTCCGTTCGACTCCTACCCTCCGCAGTGCTGCTGTCGGCGCTCGTGCTCCTGCCCCTGCCCGCGTTCGCGGAGGCCATCCGGGTGTCCCTGGAGGGCCGCGCGGCACTGGGGGAGGGCGTCCCCGCGCTGCTCGTCCACATCGAGGAGCCCATCGCCGGCTTCGAGGTGAAGCTCAAGCGCAGCGACGGCAAGACGGTGGAGCTCAAGGGCGGCGGAAAGCCGGGCGTCACCCGGCGACTCGCGCTGGAGCAGCCGGAGGGGAAGTTCCACTACGAGGGCGAGCTGACGGTGCAATTCCCCCCGGGGACCGAACCCGGCTCCATGCCCTTGTCCTTCGACACGGAGCTGTACGGCCCGCTGAAGCTGGAGGTGCGCCGCGAGGACGTGGACGTGGCGGCGCGCAAGGTGCGCTTCACGCTGTCGCGGCCCGCGGCGAAGACGGAGGTCACCGTGTTGATGGACACCGGCAAGACGGCCTTCGCGGGCGATGTGGACTTCAAGGGCGCGCCCGCGGGCACGCCGCTGGAGGTGAAGTGGATGCCGGCGGAGGGCAAGGTGATGCGCATCAGCCTGCGCGCCTTCGACACCTCGAACTACTACACGGGCGTGGACCTCTTCCCGTGGCAGGTGGACGTGCCACACGAGGAGGTGGGCTTTCCCTCCGGCCGCTCGGACATCCCCCCGACGGAGAAGGGCAAGCTGGAGGCCTCCTATAAAGCCGTCACTGAAGCGTTGAACAAGTATGGCCGCTGGGCGTCACTGCGCCTGTACGTGCTCGGGCACACCGACACGGTGGGCGCGACGGAGGCCAACCGGGAGCTGTCACTCAAGCGGGCGAAGAGCATCGCCGCCTGGTTCCGGCAGCGTGGCCTGAAGGTGCCGGTGTTCTACGAGGGGTTCGGAGAGCAGGCCCCGGCGGTGGCCACGCCGGACGAGACGGCGGAGGCGGGCAACCGTCGCGCCGAGTACATCATCGCGGTGGAGGACCCGGCGTTGGCGAACGCCCCCTTCACCCCTCGCTGGCGCAAGCCATGA
- a CDS encoding MarC family protein, whose amino-acid sequence MTTSGMVSTFLVSLSAIFFVVDPIGVVPLFLAMTAGDTKQQIRSTALRACLVACGMMLFFALFGRIIFQVFAVSLGAFRVAGGILLLITSLDMLRARPSSTRTSPSEEEEGAVKEDVAIVPLAIPLLAGPGAIATAMVLMARSGTSFVSALPVVAAVVLTFVASYFILRASSLVQRVLRQSGVAILERVSGLILAAIAVQFIADGAKDLLK is encoded by the coding sequence ATGACGACGTCCGGCATGGTGTCCACGTTCCTCGTGTCGCTGTCCGCCATCTTCTTCGTGGTGGACCCCATTGGCGTCGTGCCGCTGTTCCTGGCGATGACGGCCGGTGACACGAAGCAGCAGATCCGCAGCACCGCCCTGCGCGCCTGTCTGGTGGCGTGCGGGATGATGCTGTTCTTCGCCCTCTTCGGCCGCATCATCTTCCAGGTGTTCGCGGTATCGCTGGGCGCCTTCCGCGTCGCGGGCGGCATCCTGCTGCTCATCACCTCGCTGGACATGCTGCGGGCCCGTCCGTCCTCCACTCGCACCAGCCCCTCGGAAGAGGAGGAGGGCGCGGTGAAGGAGGACGTGGCCATCGTCCCGCTGGCCATTCCCCTGCTGGCGGGGCCGGGCGCCATCGCCACCGCCATGGTGCTGATGGCGCGCAGCGGGACGTCCTTCGTGTCCGCGCTGCCGGTGGTGGCCGCCGTGGTGCTCACCTTCGTGGCGAGCTACTTCATCCTGCGCGCGTCCAGCCTGGTGCAGCGGGTGCTGCGTCAGTCCGGCGTGGCCATCCTGGAGCGCGTGTCCGGGCTCATCCTCGCCGCCATCGCGGTGCAGTTCATCGCGGACGGGGCGAAGGACCTGCTCAAATGA
- a CDS encoding polyprenol monophosphomannose synthase, which produces MKNRALVCIPTYNERDNIGPITQAVLAADARVDILVVDDNSPDGTGQIADELAAKDPRVRVLHRAKKEGLGRAYLAAFRWALAEGYTYILEMDADFSHDPAYLPTFLDTAEGGADLVLGSRYVPGGGTVNWGVGRKIISRGGSLYARSILGVDVRDLTGGFKCFHRRVLETLNLDDVRSTGYAFQIELTYRTLRKGFTVREVPIVFEDRRVGHSKMNKKIFVEALGMVWKLRFTV; this is translated from the coding sequence ATGAAGAACCGTGCGCTGGTCTGCATCCCCACCTACAACGAGCGGGACAACATCGGGCCCATCACCCAGGCGGTGCTGGCGGCCGATGCTCGCGTGGACATCCTCGTCGTCGACGACAACTCGCCCGACGGGACGGGGCAGATCGCCGACGAGCTGGCCGCGAAGGACCCGCGCGTGCGCGTGCTCCACCGCGCGAAGAAGGAGGGGCTGGGCCGGGCGTACCTGGCCGCCTTCCGGTGGGCGCTCGCCGAGGGCTACACGTACATCCTGGAGATGGACGCGGACTTCAGCCACGACCCGGCCTACCTGCCCACCTTCCTGGACACCGCCGAGGGCGGCGCGGACCTGGTGCTGGGTTCGCGCTACGTGCCGGGCGGCGGCACCGTGAACTGGGGCGTGGGCCGGAAGATCATCAGCCGGGGCGGTTCGCTGTACGCGCGCAGCATCCTGGGCGTGGACGTGCGCGACCTCACCGGCGGCTTCAAGTGCTTCCACCGCCGCGTGCTGGAGACGCTCAACCTGGACGACGTGCGCAGCACCGGGTACGCGTTCCAGATTGAGTTGACCTACCGCACGCTGCGCAAGGGCTTCACCGTGCGCGAGGTGCCCATCGTGTTCGAGGACCGGCGCGTGGGGCACTCGAAGATGAACAAGAAGATCTTCGTGGAGGCGCTGGGCATGGTGTGGAAGCTGCGCTTCACCGTCTGA
- the lpxB gene encoding lipid-A-disaccharide synthase, which yields MTQPPSPRILVVAGEASGDTHAAELVAALQALRPDLTFFGMGGTRLAARGVELIHDAREVSVMGITEVLPRIPRILRIMKDLAQAAAERRPDCAILVDIPDFNLRLAKKLKALGIPVAYYVSPMIWAWRRGRVRTIQRLVDRMLCILPFEEDFYREAGVSARYVGSPVLEQMPAPATAREFRQRLGLALDAPTLALLPGSRMGEIRRILPTLVEAAKQLSAERPGLQVVVPVAPTIDRAEITSRFEGSGVTPVLVEGRAPEVVGASDAAVVASGTAVLEAGLMERPLVVVYRVSLVTYLVGRMMLKVAFVSLINLLAGRRVVPELLQGDMTPERISAEVRRVWLPGEPRDAMVQGLAEVRGRLGEVGAAHRAAQTVLELLPPGPASSNG from the coding sequence ATGACGCAGCCGCCCTCCCCCCGCATCCTCGTCGTGGCCGGCGAGGCCTCCGGCGACACCCACGCCGCGGAGCTCGTCGCCGCCCTCCAGGCCCTGCGACCCGACCTCACCTTCTTCGGCATGGGTGGAACCCGACTGGCCGCACGGGGGGTGGAGCTCATCCACGACGCCCGCGAGGTGTCCGTCATGGGCATCACCGAGGTGCTGCCCCGCATCCCGCGCATCCTGCGGATCATGAAGGACCTGGCCCAGGCCGCCGCCGAGCGCCGCCCGGACTGCGCCATCCTGGTGGACATCCCGGACTTCAACCTGCGCCTGGCGAAGAAGCTCAAGGCCCTGGGCATCCCGGTGGCCTACTACGTGTCGCCGATGATCTGGGCCTGGCGCCGGGGCCGGGTGCGCACCATCCAGCGCCTGGTGGACCGGATGCTCTGCATCCTGCCCTTCGAGGAAGACTTCTACCGGGAGGCCGGCGTCAGCGCCCGCTACGTGGGCAGCCCCGTGCTGGAGCAGATGCCCGCCCCCGCCACCGCGCGGGAGTTCCGGCAGCGGCTGGGCCTGGCGCTGGACGCCCCCACGCTCGCGCTGCTCCCGGGCAGCCGCATGGGGGAGATCCGCCGCATCCTGCCCACCCTCGTGGAGGCGGCGAAGCAGCTGTCCGCAGAGCGGCCGGGGCTCCAGGTGGTGGTGCCGGTGGCGCCCACCATCGACCGGGCGGAGATCACCTCCCGCTTCGAGGGCAGCGGCGTGACGCCAGTGCTGGTGGAGGGCCGGGCCCCGGAGGTGGTGGGGGCCAGCGACGCCGCGGTGGTGGCCTCCGGCACGGCGGTGCTGGAGGCGGGACTGATGGAGCGCCCCCTGGTGGTCGTCTACCGCGTGTCGCTGGTGACGTACCTGGTGGGCCGGATGATGCTGAAGGTGGCCTTCGTGTCGCTCATCAACCTGCTGGCGGGCCGGCGCGTGGTTCCGGAGCTGCTCCAGGGCGACATGACCCCGGAGCGGATCTCCGCCGAGGTGCGCCGCGTCTGGCTGCCGGGTGAGCCCCGCGACGCGATGGTCCAGGGGCTGGCCGAGGTGCGCGGGCGCCTGGGCGAAGTGGGCGCGGCCCACCGGGCGGCGCAGACGGTGCTGGAGCTGCTGCCCCCGGGCCCTGCCTCCAGTAACGGGTAA